Proteins from a single region of Brassica napus cultivar Da-Ae unplaced genomic scaffold, Da-Ae ScsIHWf_946;HRSCAF=1338, whole genome shotgun sequence:
- the LOC125606721 gene encoding protein FAR-RED ELONGATED HYPOCOTYL 3 isoform X1, giving the protein MDIDLRLHSGDLCKEGDDEEHRGLDNEDIDISKIEDDVTVEPHTDNNGITLPEHNTQQQQQQGVNLEPLNGMEFNSHGEAYTFYQEYSRTIGFNTAIQNSRRSKTTREFIDAKFACSRYGTKREYDKSFNRPRARQSKQDHPENNMAGRRTCAKTDCKASMHVKRKPDGKWVIHSFVRDHNHELLPAQAVSEQTRKIYAAMAKQFAEYKTVISLKSESKSSFEKGRSLSVETGDFKLLLEFLSRMQILNSNFFYAVDLGDDQRVKNVFWVDAKSRVNYGSFCDVVSLDTTYVRNKYKMPLAIFVGVNQHYQYMVLGCALLSDESAATFSWLMETWLRAMGGQAPKVLITEQDPVLNSIVPEVFPNTQHCLFLWHVLIKVSENLGQVAKQHENFTAKFEKCIYKSWKEEDFARRWWKILARFGLKDDQWMQSLYEDRRKWAPTYMTDVLLAGMSTSLRADSVNAFFDKYLHKKTSVQEFVKLYDTILQDRFEEEAKADSETWNKPPTMKSPSPFEKSVSDVYTPAVFKKFQIEVLGAIACSPREENRDATCSTFRVQDFENNQDFVVTWSQAKAEVSCMCRLFEYKGYLCRHTLNVLQCCHLSSIPSQYILKRWTKDARSQHFPGEPQQLQTRLQRYNDLCQRALKLSEEASISQESYNIAFLAIEEALGNCAGVNTSGRSLPDVVASPTQGLISVEEDNQSRSAVKTTSKKKNPTKKRKVNSEQEVIPVTAPESLQQMDKLSPRTVGLESYYGTQQSVQNLVQLNLMAPNRDNFYGNQQTIQGLRQLNSIAPSYDSYYTAQQGIHGQGVDFFRPPNFTYDIRDDPNVRTTQLHEDASRHT; this is encoded by the exons ATGGACATAGATCTTCGACTACATTCAGGCGACCTCTGCAAAGAAGGCGACGACGAAGAACACAGAGGACTTGACAACGAAGACATAGACATTAGCAAAATCGAGGATGACGTCACCGTTGAGCCACACACCGATAACAACGGCATCACTCTTCCAGAGCACaacacacaacaacaacaacaacaaggcGTGAATCTTGAACCGCTTAACGGCATGGAGTTCAACTCGCACGGCGAGGCGTACACCTTCTACCAAGAGTACTCTCGAACCATCGGCTTCAACACTGCGATACAGAACAGTCGCAGGTCGAAAACCACTAGAGAGTTTATCGACGCCAAGTTCGCTTGCTCTAGGTACGGTACTAAACGGGAGTACGACAAGTCTTTCAACAGGCCGAGAGCTAGACAGAGCAAGCAGGATCATCCTGAGAACAACATGGCTGGTCGGAGGACGTGTGCGAAGACTGACTGTAAAGCGAGTATGCATGTTAAGAGGAAGCCTGATGGGAAGTGGGTGATTCACAGCTTTGTGAGGGATCATAACCACGAGCTTTTGCCTGCTCAAGCTGTGAGCGAGCAGACGCGGAAGATCTACGCTGCCATGGCTAAGCAGTTCGCTGAGTACAAGACTGTCATCAGCTTGAAGAGTGAGTCCAAATCTTCTTTTGAGAAAGGTCGGAGTTTGTCTGTGGAGACTGGGGATTTCAAGCTTCTCCTTGAGTTCTTGTCGCGGATGCAGATTCTGAACTCCAACTTCTTCTACGCGGTGGATCTTGGTGATGATCAGCGTGTGAAGAATGTGTTTTGGGTGGATGCCAAGAGCAGGGTTAACTATGGCAGTTTTTGTGATGTTGTTTCTCTTGATACTACCTACGTGAGAAACAAGTACAAGATGCCACTTGCTATTTTTGTTGGTGTGAACCAGCACTACCAGTATATGGTCCTTGGGTGTGCTTTACTATCTGACGAGAGCGCAGCTACATTCTCTTGGCTAATGGAGACTTGGCTGAGAGCGATGGGTGGACAAGCTCCAAAGGTTTTGATCACTGAGCAAGATCCTGTGTTGAACTCCATTGTCCCTGAGGTCTTCCCTAATACACAGCATTGCCTTTTTCTTTGGCATGTGTTGATTAAGGTCTCTGAGAATCTTGGTCAAGTCGCTAAGCAACATGAGAATTTTACAGCGAAGTTTGAGAAGTGCATCTATAAATCATGGAAGGAGGAAGACTTTGCGAGGAGATGGTGGAAGATTCTTGCTAGATTCGGTCTCAAAGACGATCAATGGATGCAGTCTTTATATGAAGACCGAAGGAAATGGGCACCGACCTACATGACCGATGTTCTTTTGGCAGGGATGTCTACGTCTCTGAGAGCTGACAGTGTTAATGCTTTCTTCGACAAGTACTTGCACAAGAAGACGAGCGTACAGGAGTTTGTGAAACTGTATGATACGATTTTGCAAGATAGatttgaagaagaagccaaagcTGATTCGGAAACATGGAACAAGCCACCAACAATGAAGTCCCCATCGCCATTTGAGAAGAGTGTTTCCGACGTCTATACTCCTGCTGTATTCAAAAAGTTCCAGATCGAAGTTTTGGGTGCAATCGCGTGTAGTCCCAGGGAGGAGAACCGAGATGCAACGTGCTCTACTTTTAGAGTTCAGGATTTTGAAAACAATCAGGACTTCGTGGTTACATGGAGCCAAGCAAAGGCTGAAGTCTCTTGCATGTGTCGGTTATTTGAGTATAAAGGCTATCTCTGCAGACACACGCTTAACGTTCTCCAGTGTTGTCATCTTTCTTCCATCCCCTCTCAGTACATATTGAAACGGTGGACCAAAGATGCAAGAAGCCAGCATTTTCCAGGAGAACCTCAGCAGTTGCAGACGAGGCTCCAGAGGTATAATGATTTGTGCCAGAGAGCTTTAAAGCTGAGTGAAGAGGCATCCATCTCTCAAGAGAGTTACAATATTGCCTTCCTTGCTATTGAAGAAGCTTTGGGAAACTGTGCTGGTGTTAATACTTCCggcagaagtcttccagatgtGGTCGCTTCGCCAACACAAGGTCTGATATCCGTCGAGGAGGATAATCAGAGCAGAAGTGCAGTCAAGACGACGAGCAAGAAAAAGAATCCAactaagaaaagaaaa GTGAACTCAGAGCAGGAGGTAATTCCAGTTACAGCGCCAGAAAGCTTGCAACAGATG GATAAGTTAAGTCCAAGGACAGTTGGCTTAGAAAGTTATTATGGAACACAGCAAAGCGTGCAAAATCTG GTCCAGCTGAACTTAATGGCGCCAAATCGGGATAACTTTTATGGGAATCAACAAACAATCCAAGGATTG CGACAGTTGAACTCAATAGCACCAAGCTACGACAGTTACTACACTGCTCAGCAAGGCATCCATGGACAG GGAGTAGATTTCTTCCGTCCTCCCAACTTTACTTACGATATCCGG GATGATCCTAATGTGAGGACGACACAGTTGCATGAGGACGCGTCTAGACACACTTAA
- the LOC125606721 gene encoding protein FAR-RED ELONGATED HYPOCOTYL 3 isoform X2, which yields MDIDLRLHSGDLCKEGDDEEHRGLDNEDIDISKIEDDVTVEPHTDNNGITLPEHNTQQQQQQGVNLEPLNGMEFNSHGEAYTFYQEYSRTIGFNTAIQNSRRSKTTREFIDAKFACSRYGTKREYDKSFNRPRARQSKQDHPENNMAGRRTCAKTDCKASMHVKRKPDGKWVIHSFVRDHNHELLPAQAVSEQTRKIYAAMAKQFAEYKTVISLKSESKSSFEKGRSLSVETGDFKLLLEFLSRMQILNSNFFYAVDLGDDQRVKNVFWVDAKSRVNYGSFCDVVSLDTTYVRNKYKMPLAIFVGVNQHYQYMVLGCALLSDESAATFSWLMETWLRAMGGQAPKVLITEQDPVLNSIVPEVFPNTQHCLFLWHVLIKVSENLGQVAKQHENFTAKFEKCIYKSWKEEDFARRWWKILARFGLKDDQWMQSLYEDRRKWAPTYMTDVLLAGMSTSLRADSVNAFFDKYLHKKTSVQEFVKLYDTILQDRFEEEAKADSETWNKPPTMKSPSPFEKSVSDVYTPAVFKKFQIEVLGAIACSPREENRDATCSTFRVQDFENNQDFVVTWSQAKAEVSCMCRLFEYKGYLCRHTLNVLQCCHLSSIPSQYILKRWTKDARSQHFPGEPQQLQTRLQRYNDLCQRALKLSEEASISQESYNIAFLAIEEALGNCAGVNTSGRSLPDVVASPTQGLISVEEDNQSRSAVKTTSKKKNPTKKRKVNSEQEVIPVTAPESLQQMDKLSPRTVGLESYYGTQQSVQNLVQLNLMAPNRDNFYGNQQTIQGLLNSIAPSYDSYYTAQQGIHGQGVDFFRPPNFTYDIRDDPNVRTTQLHEDASRHT from the exons ATGGACATAGATCTTCGACTACATTCAGGCGACCTCTGCAAAGAAGGCGACGACGAAGAACACAGAGGACTTGACAACGAAGACATAGACATTAGCAAAATCGAGGATGACGTCACCGTTGAGCCACACACCGATAACAACGGCATCACTCTTCCAGAGCACaacacacaacaacaacaacaacaaggcGTGAATCTTGAACCGCTTAACGGCATGGAGTTCAACTCGCACGGCGAGGCGTACACCTTCTACCAAGAGTACTCTCGAACCATCGGCTTCAACACTGCGATACAGAACAGTCGCAGGTCGAAAACCACTAGAGAGTTTATCGACGCCAAGTTCGCTTGCTCTAGGTACGGTACTAAACGGGAGTACGACAAGTCTTTCAACAGGCCGAGAGCTAGACAGAGCAAGCAGGATCATCCTGAGAACAACATGGCTGGTCGGAGGACGTGTGCGAAGACTGACTGTAAAGCGAGTATGCATGTTAAGAGGAAGCCTGATGGGAAGTGGGTGATTCACAGCTTTGTGAGGGATCATAACCACGAGCTTTTGCCTGCTCAAGCTGTGAGCGAGCAGACGCGGAAGATCTACGCTGCCATGGCTAAGCAGTTCGCTGAGTACAAGACTGTCATCAGCTTGAAGAGTGAGTCCAAATCTTCTTTTGAGAAAGGTCGGAGTTTGTCTGTGGAGACTGGGGATTTCAAGCTTCTCCTTGAGTTCTTGTCGCGGATGCAGATTCTGAACTCCAACTTCTTCTACGCGGTGGATCTTGGTGATGATCAGCGTGTGAAGAATGTGTTTTGGGTGGATGCCAAGAGCAGGGTTAACTATGGCAGTTTTTGTGATGTTGTTTCTCTTGATACTACCTACGTGAGAAACAAGTACAAGATGCCACTTGCTATTTTTGTTGGTGTGAACCAGCACTACCAGTATATGGTCCTTGGGTGTGCTTTACTATCTGACGAGAGCGCAGCTACATTCTCTTGGCTAATGGAGACTTGGCTGAGAGCGATGGGTGGACAAGCTCCAAAGGTTTTGATCACTGAGCAAGATCCTGTGTTGAACTCCATTGTCCCTGAGGTCTTCCCTAATACACAGCATTGCCTTTTTCTTTGGCATGTGTTGATTAAGGTCTCTGAGAATCTTGGTCAAGTCGCTAAGCAACATGAGAATTTTACAGCGAAGTTTGAGAAGTGCATCTATAAATCATGGAAGGAGGAAGACTTTGCGAGGAGATGGTGGAAGATTCTTGCTAGATTCGGTCTCAAAGACGATCAATGGATGCAGTCTTTATATGAAGACCGAAGGAAATGGGCACCGACCTACATGACCGATGTTCTTTTGGCAGGGATGTCTACGTCTCTGAGAGCTGACAGTGTTAATGCTTTCTTCGACAAGTACTTGCACAAGAAGACGAGCGTACAGGAGTTTGTGAAACTGTATGATACGATTTTGCAAGATAGatttgaagaagaagccaaagcTGATTCGGAAACATGGAACAAGCCACCAACAATGAAGTCCCCATCGCCATTTGAGAAGAGTGTTTCCGACGTCTATACTCCTGCTGTATTCAAAAAGTTCCAGATCGAAGTTTTGGGTGCAATCGCGTGTAGTCCCAGGGAGGAGAACCGAGATGCAACGTGCTCTACTTTTAGAGTTCAGGATTTTGAAAACAATCAGGACTTCGTGGTTACATGGAGCCAAGCAAAGGCTGAAGTCTCTTGCATGTGTCGGTTATTTGAGTATAAAGGCTATCTCTGCAGACACACGCTTAACGTTCTCCAGTGTTGTCATCTTTCTTCCATCCCCTCTCAGTACATATTGAAACGGTGGACCAAAGATGCAAGAAGCCAGCATTTTCCAGGAGAACCTCAGCAGTTGCAGACGAGGCTCCAGAGGTATAATGATTTGTGCCAGAGAGCTTTAAAGCTGAGTGAAGAGGCATCCATCTCTCAAGAGAGTTACAATATTGCCTTCCTTGCTATTGAAGAAGCTTTGGGAAACTGTGCTGGTGTTAATACTTCCggcagaagtcttccagatgtGGTCGCTTCGCCAACACAAGGTCTGATATCCGTCGAGGAGGATAATCAGAGCAGAAGTGCAGTCAAGACGACGAGCAAGAAAAAGAATCCAactaagaaaagaaaa GTGAACTCAGAGCAGGAGGTAATTCCAGTTACAGCGCCAGAAAGCTTGCAACAGATG GATAAGTTAAGTCCAAGGACAGTTGGCTTAGAAAGTTATTATGGAACACAGCAAAGCGTGCAAAATCTG GTCCAGCTGAACTTAATGGCGCCAAATCGGGATAACTTTTATGGGAATCAACAAACAATCCAAGGATTG TTGAACTCAATAGCACCAAGCTACGACAGTTACTACACTGCTCAGCAAGGCATCCATGGACAG GGAGTAGATTTCTTCCGTCCTCCCAACTTTACTTACGATATCCGG GATGATCCTAATGTGAGGACGACACAGTTGCATGAGGACGCGTCTAGACACACTTAA